From one Nocardioides sp. Kera G14 genomic stretch:
- a CDS encoding potassium/proton antiporter produces MSFDADQLDTFVLIGAAVTLVAILAVRVSSRTGLPTLLVYLLMGVVMGESGFGIQFEDASVSHALGFAALALILAEGGLTTAWHEVRSSMRLGATLAILGVAITVAVVALAGHYVLDLDWQLAVLLGAVTAPTDAAAVFSVLRVVPLPRRLTGALESESGLNDAPTVVLVTLISTGAVHEHPLWMVGGIVLYELAAGTVIGLVIGFGGGWVMRRAALPSSGLYPLAVLALTFLAYGLGAAVHGSGFAAVYVAALVLGNVELPHRGATRSFAEGLAWLAQIGLFVMLGLLLSPGRITWDTVGLALVAGLVLTFVARPLSVLASTAFERMGWRDRAFLSWAGLRGAVPVVLMTIPLAEGVPGSERLFDIVFVMVVVYTLLTAPTLPLLARWLGIARPTDPRALDLEAAPLERLAADLLQIAITPGSRMHGVEVSELRLPHGASVSLIVRDGQAIVPERRTVLRRGDDVLVVTPRADREATERRLRQVSRHGRLARWNAS; encoded by the coding sequence ATGAGCTTCGACGCCGACCAGCTCGACACGTTCGTGCTGATCGGCGCCGCCGTCACGCTGGTCGCGATCCTCGCCGTGCGCGTCTCCTCCCGCACGGGCCTGCCGACGCTCCTCGTCTATCTGCTCATGGGTGTCGTCATGGGCGAGTCGGGCTTCGGGATCCAGTTCGAGGATGCCTCGGTGTCACACGCACTCGGCTTCGCGGCGCTGGCGCTGATCCTCGCCGAAGGTGGCCTGACGACCGCTTGGCATGAGGTCCGGTCCTCGATGCGGCTCGGTGCGACGCTGGCGATCCTCGGCGTCGCGATCACCGTCGCCGTCGTGGCGCTGGCGGGCCACTACGTCCTCGACCTCGACTGGCAGCTCGCCGTGCTGCTCGGTGCGGTGACGGCGCCGACGGACGCGGCTGCGGTCTTCTCGGTGCTCCGGGTCGTGCCCCTGCCACGCCGGCTGACCGGTGCGCTCGAGTCGGAGTCCGGACTCAACGACGCCCCGACCGTCGTGCTCGTCACCCTCATCTCGACCGGCGCGGTCCACGAGCATCCGCTCTGGATGGTCGGCGGGATCGTTCTCTACGAGCTCGCCGCCGGCACCGTGATCGGGCTCGTGATCGGCTTCGGCGGCGGCTGGGTGATGCGTCGGGCAGCCCTTCCCTCGTCCGGTCTCTACCCGTTGGCCGTCCTCGCCCTGACCTTCCTCGCCTACGGCCTGGGCGCCGCCGTGCACGGCAGTGGCTTCGCCGCCGTGTACGTCGCCGCCCTGGTCCTCGGCAACGTCGAACTGCCTCACCGCGGAGCCACGAGGTCCTTCGCCGAGGGACTCGCCTGGCTGGCACAGATCGGCCTCTTCGTGATGCTCGGGCTGCTGCTCTCACCCGGCCGGATCACGTGGGACACCGTGGGCCTGGCGCTCGTCGCAGGTCTCGTGCTGACCTTTGTTGCCCGACCACTGTCGGTGCTCGCCTCGACCGCGTTCGAGCGGATGGGCTGGCGCGATCGGGCCTTCCTGTCCTGGGCCGGGCTGCGCGGAGCGGTGCCGGTCGTGCTGATGACGATCCCGCTGGCCGAGGGCGTGCCCGGCTCGGAGCGACTCTTCGACATCGTCTTCGTGATGGTCGTCGTCTACACGCTGCTGACCGCACCGACGCTGCCCCTGCTTGCACGCTGGCTCGGCATCGCCCGCCCCACCGACCCGCGGGCGCTCGACCTCGAGGCCGCGCCGCTGGAGCGGCTCGCGGCCGACCTGCTGCAGATCGCGATCACGCCGGGCTCACGCATGCACGGTGTCGAGGTCAGCGAGCTCCGCCTGCCCCACGGCGCCTCGGTCTCGCTCATCGTCCGTGACGGTCAGGCGATCGTGCCGGAGCGGCGCACCGTGTTGCGCCGGGGCGACGACGTACTCGTCGTGACGCCGCGCGCCGACCGCGAGGCGACCGAGCGCCGACTCCGTCAGGTCAGCCGGCACGGCCGGCTGGCGCGTTGGAACGCCTCCTGA